Proteins from a single region of Nocardiopsis dassonvillei subsp. dassonvillei DSM 43111:
- a CDS encoding antibiotic ABC transporter, whose product MSAPIAARSARTAFRPLPAGTRHLVRLSLRRDRVLVTVWLAVTVGIALGGAVSADATYPTPEARQERWEQLQSVPMFALFQSRAFAASAEALVAQQAFAAATMCAALGAVLLVVRGTRTEEASGRSELLGGAPLGRHAGLAGALTVALGSAAVLAAVIAAGLLALGLPVAGSVALALVTAAAAGVGAGLAAVSVQCTARPGAAAGLALGAFYVMHMVRGTGAAAGGGALWLTWAVPNGWLENVRPFADERWWALLPVLAWIALTVGAAFALAERRDLGFALFSRRGGPVRAARWLRSVPALVWRLHRGSVLVWAAALAVMGLAMGRTGAQAMAEYADMPWVRAMAAELGVEPADTFFVYVVFAFVFPVAAHAVLTALCVRAEENAGTGELLLAGPTGRTAWALAHAATAFTAPVVLLAALGVAVGLGAGLGGERVWFDVGRFTALTLSLAPAVWVVVAVTLLAYGTVPRACAAVGWGFLALGILTEIAVKVNLVPDAVFTLVSPFAHVNPYYRRTWASYPLLAALAAVLTAVGLWALRRRDLPA is encoded by the coding sequence ATGAGCGCGCCCATCGCCGCACGGTCCGCCCGCACGGCCTTCCGCCCGCTACCGGCCGGAACGCGGCACCTGGTGCGGCTGTCCCTGCGCCGCGACCGAGTCCTGGTCACCGTGTGGCTGGCCGTCACGGTCGGCATCGCGTTGGGGGGCGCGGTCTCGGCCGACGCCACCTACCCCACCCCCGAAGCGCGCCAGGAGCGGTGGGAGCAGCTCCAGAGCGTGCCCATGTTCGCCCTCTTCCAGAGCCGGGCCTTCGCCGCGAGCGCCGAGGCCCTGGTGGCCCAACAGGCGTTCGCCGCCGCCACCATGTGCGCCGCCCTGGGCGCGGTGCTGCTGGTGGTGCGCGGCACCCGTACCGAGGAGGCCTCGGGCCGGAGCGAACTGCTCGGGGGAGCGCCGCTGGGCCGACACGCGGGCCTGGCGGGCGCGCTGACCGTAGCGCTGGGCTCGGCGGCCGTACTGGCGGCCGTCATCGCGGCGGGCCTGCTCGCCCTGGGGCTGCCCGTGGCGGGTTCGGTGGCGCTGGCCCTGGTCACCGCCGCCGCGGCGGGGGTGGGCGCGGGCCTGGCCGCCGTCTCGGTGCAGTGCACCGCCCGCCCGGGGGCCGCGGCGGGGCTGGCCCTGGGCGCGTTCTACGTCATGCACATGGTGCGCGGCACGGGCGCCGCGGCGGGCGGGGGCGCCCTGTGGCTGACGTGGGCGGTGCCCAACGGGTGGCTGGAGAACGTGCGCCCCTTCGCCGACGAGCGGTGGTGGGCCCTGCTCCCGGTCCTGGCCTGGATCGCGCTGACCGTCGGGGCCGCTTTCGCCCTGGCGGAACGGCGCGACCTGGGCTTCGCCCTGTTCTCCCGGCGGGGCGGTCCCGTGCGGGCTGCCCGGTGGCTGCGGTCGGTGCCCGCCCTGGTGTGGCGGCTGCACCGCGGCTCCGTGCTGGTGTGGGCGGCCGCCCTCGCGGTCATGGGACTGGCGATGGGCCGCACCGGTGCGCAGGCCATGGCCGAGTACGCCGACATGCCGTGGGTGCGCGCGATGGCCGCCGAACTCGGTGTGGAGCCCGCCGACACCTTCTTCGTCTACGTCGTCTTCGCCTTCGTGTTCCCCGTGGCGGCCCACGCCGTGCTCACGGCCCTGTGCGTGCGCGCCGAGGAGAACGCGGGAACGGGGGAGCTGCTGCTCGCGGGGCCGACCGGACGGACGGCCTGGGCTCTGGCGCACGCCGCGACGGCCTTCACCGCCCCCGTGGTCCTGCTGGCCGCCCTGGGCGTCGCGGTGGGCCTGGGCGCGGGTCTGGGCGGTGAGCGGGTCTGGTTCGACGTCGGGCGCTTCACCGCGCTGACGTTGTCCCTGGCCCCGGCGGTGTGGGTGGTCGTGGCCGTCACCCTCCTGGCCTACGGGACGGTTCCGCGCGCGTGCGCGGCGGTGGGCTGGGGGTTCCTGGCCCTCGGGATACTGACCGAGATCGCCGTCAAGGTGAACCTGGTGCCGGACGCGGTGTTCACGCTGGTCTCGCCCTTCGCCCACGTCAACCCGTACTACCGGAGGACCTGGGCCTCCTACCCGCTGCTGGCGGCACTGGCCGCGGTGCTCACGGCCGTCGGGCTGTGGGCGCTGCGCCGCCGCGACCTGCCCGCCTGA
- a CDS encoding ABC transporter ATP-binding protein, producing MTDAIQVAGLTKHFGSTRALDGLDLRVRSGEVHGFLGPNGAGKTTAIRVLLGLARADSGTARLLGGDPWRDAAALHRRLAYVPGDVALWPGLSGGEILDLLGRVRGGADPRRRAALVDRFALDLRTRGRAYSKGNRQKVALVAALAADTELLVLDEPTSGLDPLMEEAFRHTVAEEKARGRTVLLSSHILSEVEALCDRVSIIRAGRTVESGTMAELRHLSRLSVTAELTGSPGGLAALPGVHDLAVEGTRVRLHAEPSALEPLCARLAGLGVRDLTVRPPTLEELFLRHYTAADRGGEHPERVR from the coding sequence ATGACGGACGCGATCCAGGTCGCGGGCCTGACCAAACACTTCGGGTCCACCAGGGCCCTGGACGGACTGGACCTGCGCGTACGAAGCGGGGAGGTGCACGGTTTCCTCGGTCCCAACGGCGCGGGCAAGACGACGGCGATCCGCGTCCTGCTCGGCCTGGCCCGGGCCGACTCCGGTACCGCGCGCCTGCTCGGCGGCGACCCCTGGCGGGACGCCGCCGCCCTGCACCGCCGACTGGCCTACGTCCCGGGCGACGTCGCCCTGTGGCCGGGGCTCTCCGGCGGGGAGATCCTGGACCTGCTCGGCCGCGTGCGCGGCGGGGCCGACCCGCGGCGCCGCGCCGCGCTCGTGGACCGCTTCGCGCTGGACCTGCGCACCCGGGGCCGCGCCTACTCCAAGGGCAACCGGCAGAAGGTGGCGCTGGTGGCCGCGCTGGCCGCCGACACCGAACTCCTGGTCCTGGACGAGCCCACGTCGGGCCTGGACCCGCTCATGGAGGAGGCCTTCCGCCACACCGTCGCCGAGGAGAAAGCCCGGGGACGCACCGTTCTGCTCTCCAGCCACATCCTGTCCGAGGTGGAGGCGCTCTGCGACCGGGTCAGCATCATCCGGGCCGGACGCACGGTGGAGAGCGGGACCATGGCCGAGCTGCGCCACCTGTCCCGGCTGTCCGTGACCGCCGAACTCACCGGGTCCCCCGGCGGGCTCGCCGCCCTGCCCGGTGTGCACGACCTGGCGGTGGAGGGCACACGCGTACGCCTGCACGCCGAGCCGTCGGCCCTGGAACCGCTGTGCGCGCGCCTGGCCGGGCTGGGGGTGCGCGACCTGACCGTGCGGCCGCCCACTCTGGAGGAGCTGTTCCTGCGTCACTACACCGCGGCAGACCGCGGCGGTGAACACCCGGAGCGGGTCCGATGA
- a CDS encoding TetR/AcrR family transcriptional regulator → MSSAPPPNEDLTGRARIRDAALAVFADHGIKGATVQTIAAEAGVSTGLIRHHFGSKEGLRAACDAYAIGTLLEQARSGLGEEASAPGFGAAMYQASHTSTRYLARALVEGSASASEFFDTGADFAERFLSERWPDRYPPGARVTRDTAAVMGAMHLGTLVLHAHLSRRMAADSLDPAHAPRVGAAMAGVYTAMADFFAGEQGRRITDALPHPDPDPPGEEP, encoded by the coding sequence ATGAGCTCCGCACCACCGCCCAACGAGGACCTCACCGGACGGGCGCGCATCCGCGACGCCGCCCTGGCGGTCTTCGCCGACCACGGGATCAAGGGCGCGACAGTCCAGACCATCGCCGCCGAGGCGGGGGTGTCCACCGGCCTGATCCGCCACCACTTCGGCTCCAAGGAGGGCCTGCGCGCGGCCTGCGACGCGTACGCCATCGGCACCCTGCTCGAACAGGCCCGCAGCGGTCTGGGCGAGGAGGCGTCCGCCCCCGGGTTCGGGGCGGCGATGTACCAGGCCAGCCACACCAGCACCCGTTACCTCGCCCGCGCACTGGTGGAGGGGTCCGCCTCGGCCTCGGAGTTCTTCGACACCGGCGCCGACTTCGCCGAGCGCTTCCTCAGCGAGCGCTGGCCCGACCGCTATCCGCCGGGAGCGCGGGTCACACGGGACACCGCCGCGGTCATGGGCGCCATGCACCTGGGCACGCTGGTCCTGCACGCCCACCTGTCCCGCCGCATGGCGGCCGACTCGCTCGATCCCGCCCACGCTCCGCGCGTCGGAGCGGCCATGGCCGGGGTCTACACCGCGATGGCCGACTTCTTCGCCGGCGAGCAGGGGCGGCGGATCACCGACGCCCTCCCCCACCCCGACCCCGACCCCCCGGGAGAAGAACCATGA
- the pepE gene encoding dipeptidase PepE: MPELLLFSNSTNHGRGYLDHAWEEVEAFLDGRDAVAFVPFAGGDHGAYTARVAEAFAARGIRVTGVPADAGAARVLDEAQAVFVGGGNTFRLVAALQRTGLLDDLRDRVLAGLPYMGASAGTNITAPTLRTTNDMPIVEPPSFTALGFVPFQINPHYLDADPRSTHQGETRETRLTEFLEANDVDVLGLREGTHLRVRGAGSDVVRATVGGAAVQPDAPGPAIVFRRGTAPFEVSGEVTDLFARTPRFDQPV; encoded by the coding sequence ATGCCCGAGCTGCTGCTCTTCTCCAACTCGACCAACCACGGCCGGGGCTACCTCGACCACGCGTGGGAGGAGGTGGAGGCCTTCCTCGACGGCCGCGACGCGGTCGCGTTCGTGCCGTTCGCGGGGGGCGACCACGGCGCCTACACCGCGCGGGTGGCCGAGGCCTTCGCGGCGCGCGGAATCCGCGTGACGGGGGTCCCGGCGGACGCCGGGGCCGCGCGGGTCCTGGACGAGGCGCAGGCCGTCTTCGTGGGCGGGGGCAACACGTTCCGCCTCGTGGCCGCCCTCCAGCGCACCGGGCTCCTGGACGACCTGCGCGACCGCGTCCTGGCCGGGCTGCCCTACATGGGGGCGAGCGCGGGCACCAACATCACCGCCCCCACGCTGCGCACCACCAACGACATGCCCATCGTGGAGCCGCCGTCCTTCACCGCGCTGGGGTTCGTCCCGTTCCAGATCAACCCGCACTACCTGGACGCCGACCCCCGGTCCACGCACCAGGGCGAGACCCGTGAGACCCGGCTGACGGAGTTCCTGGAGGCCAACGACGTGGACGTCCTCGGCCTGCGCGAGGGGACGCACCTGCGCGTGCGGGGCGCGGGGTCGGACGTGGTCCGCGCGACCGTGGGCGGCGCCGCGGTGCAGCCGGACGCGCCGGGCCCGGCGATCGTCTTCCGCCGCGGCACGGCCCCCTTCGAGGTGTCGGGCGAGGTGACCGACCTGTTCGCGCGCACGCCCCGCTTCGACCAGCCGGTCTAG
- a CDS encoding IclR family transcriptional regulator, whose product MSTGSTERTGPLQTVDRALDVLLSFDEYRTSWGVLELADEFGLSKSTAQRLLASLAGKGFLRADPDTRRYSMGPAMWRMAGLWERSGGLSVLAEPLLADLARSSGRTCLFCVPDGAHVRCIAAVGGSEGPRRSHPFLDELYPAHAGATSRAYFAFLDPAERRALLAGRPSARFSDLTPFDEQQVEELFDEAVEQGYALSQGEYDAASRALAVPVFGGKRPVGSVTLVENKHSDHDDDLLDHLAPLRAAADGLTGLLSNRRPAPPTRNWRRGHGSRPSPRPTAP is encoded by the coding sequence ATGTCCACCGGTTCCACGGAACGCACCGGCCCGCTCCAGACGGTCGACCGGGCGCTCGACGTCCTCCTCAGCTTCGACGAGTACCGCACGAGCTGGGGCGTCCTCGAACTCGCCGACGAGTTCGGCCTGTCGAAGTCGACCGCCCAGCGCCTCCTGGCCTCCCTGGCGGGCAAGGGGTTCCTGCGCGCCGACCCCGACACGCGCCGCTACAGCATGGGCCCCGCCATGTGGCGCATGGCCGGGCTGTGGGAGCGCTCGGGCGGCCTCTCCGTCCTGGCCGAACCCCTGCTCGCCGATCTGGCCCGCTCCAGCGGCCGCACCTGCCTGTTCTGCGTCCCCGACGGCGCGCACGTGCGCTGCATCGCCGCGGTCGGCGGCTCGGAGGGCCCGCGCCGCTCCCACCCCTTCCTCGACGAGCTCTACCCCGCCCACGCCGGGGCCACCTCCCGGGCCTACTTCGCCTTCCTGGACCCGGCGGAGCGCAGGGCCCTGCTGGCGGGGCGCCCCTCCGCCCGCTTCTCCGACCTCACGCCCTTCGACGAACAGCAGGTCGAGGAGCTCTTCGACGAGGCCGTCGAGCAGGGCTACGCGCTCTCCCAGGGCGAGTACGACGCCGCGTCCCGCGCGCTGGCCGTCCCCGTGTTCGGCGGCAAGCGCCCGGTCGGCTCCGTGACGCTGGTGGAGAACAAGCACTCCGACCACGACGACGACCTGCTCGACCACCTGGCGCCGCTGCGCGCCGCGGCCGACGGTCTCACCGGGCTGCTGTCCAACCGCCGCCCGGCACCGCCCACGCGCAACTGGAGGCGGGGGCACGGCTCCCGCCCCTCCCCGCGCCCGACCGCTCCCTGA
- a CDS encoding OPT/YSL family transporter, which translates to MEPSAPGSSTEPQTPGSARHPRAFEPVVVIVTVLVSLLGAVIGIHMITTLGVSPNTSVIGAVVAMLIGRIGFLGLRSMRNTNRQNLIQSSISGATFASANSLLTPIAIPFLFGRPDLVWPMLLGASLGLLIDVFVLYKAFGSRFLPADAAWPPGAAAAETIKAGDRGGRQAAILVGGGAVGLGASFLGMPMSAAGIAMIGNVWALLMFAVGLLVAQYSPAVIGIDLNSIYVPHGVMIGAGVVALAQIVVILAGRQSRREREREAARDRAAQDDPSLAYTVDRATLGRALGSGYVLFALGALVLAVTGGIWADMSWLGILGFVLFAAVAALVHELIVGLAAMHAGWFPAFAVTLIFLILGLALGIPGVPLALLVGYCAATGPAFADMGYDFKAGWVLRRDRRPYTAFELDGRRQQLISSMIGFAVAIGMVALLWQGLFEDGAVPPTSIVYADTIKAGLSDPSVLLQLALWAVPGAIVQLLGGPRRQMGVLLATGLLVATPNAGWLVLAGLAIRLVWERRRGEKGEQEIALVGAGLIAGDSVHSVGTVFSR; encoded by the coding sequence ATGGAACCGTCGGCACCTGGTTCGTCCACCGAACCGCAGACCCCGGGAAGCGCCCGCCACCCGCGCGCGTTCGAACCCGTCGTCGTCATCGTCACCGTCCTGGTGAGCCTCCTCGGGGCGGTGATCGGCATCCACATGATCACGACGCTCGGGGTCTCGCCCAACACCAGCGTCATCGGCGCGGTCGTGGCCATGCTCATCGGCCGGATCGGGTTCCTGGGGCTGCGCTCGATGCGCAACACCAACCGGCAGAACCTCATCCAGTCCTCGATCTCCGGCGCGACCTTCGCCTCGGCGAACTCCCTGCTCACCCCGATCGCCATCCCGTTCCTCTTCGGCCGCCCCGACCTGGTGTGGCCGATGCTGCTGGGCGCGTCCCTGGGCCTGCTCATCGACGTGTTCGTGCTCTACAAGGCGTTCGGCTCCCGGTTCCTGCCCGCCGACGCGGCCTGGCCGCCCGGGGCGGCGGCGGCCGAGACCATCAAGGCCGGTGACCGGGGCGGACGCCAGGCGGCCATCCTGGTGGGCGGCGGCGCGGTCGGGCTCGGCGCCTCCTTCCTGGGCATGCCGATGTCGGCGGCGGGCATCGCCATGATCGGCAACGTCTGGGCCCTGCTCATGTTCGCCGTGGGCCTGCTCGTCGCCCAGTACTCCCCGGCGGTCATCGGGATCGACCTCAACTCGATCTACGTGCCGCACGGCGTCATGATCGGCGCGGGCGTGGTCGCGCTGGCGCAGATCGTGGTCATCCTCGCCGGCCGCCAGAGCCGCAGGGAGAGGGAGCGCGAGGCCGCCCGCGACCGCGCCGCCCAGGACGACCCGTCCCTGGCCTACACCGTGGACCGCGCCACCCTGGGCCGGGCCCTGGGCTCGGGCTACGTGCTGTTCGCCCTCGGTGCCCTCGTGCTCGCGGTCACCGGCGGGATCTGGGCGGACATGAGCTGGCTGGGCATCCTCGGATTCGTCCTGTTCGCCGCCGTGGCCGCCCTGGTCCACGAACTCATCGTCGGCCTGGCCGCCATGCACGCGGGCTGGTTCCCCGCCTTCGCGGTCACCCTCATCTTCCTCATCCTCGGCCTGGCGCTGGGCATCCCCGGGGTGCCGCTGGCCCTGCTCGTGGGCTACTGCGCGGCCACCGGCCCCGCCTTCGCGGACATGGGCTACGACTTCAAGGCCGGGTGGGTGCTGCGCCGCGACCGCCGCCCCTACACCGCCTTCGAGCTCGACGGACGCCGCCAGCAGCTCATCTCCTCCATGATCGGGTTCGCCGTCGCCATCGGCATGGTCGCGCTGCTCTGGCAGGGCCTGTTCGAGGACGGCGCCGTGCCGCCCACCTCGATCGTCTACGCCGACACCATCAAGGCCGGGCTGAGCGACCCCTCCGTCCTGCTCCAGCTCGCCCTGTGGGCCGTGCCCGGCGCGATCGTGCAGCTCCTGGGCGGCCCCCGGCGCCAGATGGGCGTCCTGCTCGCCACCGGCCTGCTCGTGGCCACGCCCAACGCCGGATGGCTCGTCCTGGCCGGGCTGGCGATCCGCCTGGTGTGGGAGCGCCGCCGCGGCGAGAAGGGCGAGCAGGAGATCGCCCTGGTCGGCGCCGGGCTCATCGCCGGGGACTCCGTCCACTCCGTCGGCACCGTCTTCAGCCGCTGA
- a CDS encoding AroM family protein, with protein sequence MTRLGVVTIGQAPRTDLTPEITALVPEATVVERGVLDGLTRDQIEARPVAPDDHALTTRLADGTSVVLGESLVMERLPGLLADLEREVDAVLLACTGAFPELEHTKPLFVPDRMIAFGAAALLGDTGRLGVVCPLPEQRRDTEAKFGRRLPAGARVLTDVCSPYTGTPDGLAAAARRLADAGADLLALDCVGYTEEMRARAAAASGLPVVLARSVCVRLASEVLDSLGARTGAAA encoded by the coding sequence ATGACACGACTCGGAGTCGTCACCATCGGCCAGGCGCCGCGCACGGACCTGACCCCGGAGATCACCGCCCTGGTGCCCGAGGCCACCGTGGTCGAGCGGGGCGTCCTGGACGGCCTCACCCGCGACCAGATCGAGGCGCGGCCGGTCGCCCCCGACGACCACGCCCTCACCACCCGCCTCGCCGACGGCACCTCCGTCGTCCTGGGCGAGTCCCTGGTCATGGAGCGCCTGCCGGGACTGCTCGCCGACCTGGAACGCGAGGTGGACGCGGTGCTGCTCGCCTGCACCGGCGCCTTCCCGGAGCTGGAGCACACCAAGCCGCTCTTCGTGCCCGACCGGATGATCGCCTTCGGGGCCGCGGCCCTGCTCGGCGACACCGGGCGCCTGGGCGTCGTGTGCCCCCTGCCCGAGCAGAGGCGCGACACCGAGGCCAAGTTCGGCCGCCGCCTGCCCGCCGGGGCCCGGGTGCTCACCGACGTGTGCTCCCCCTACACCGGCACCCCCGACGGCCTCGCCGCCGCCGCACGGCGTCTGGCCGACGCCGGAGCCGACCTCCTGGCCCTGGACTGCGTCGGCTACACCGAGGAGATGCGCGCCCGCGCGGCCGCGGCCTCGGGCCTGCCGGTGGTCCTGGCCCGGTCGGTGTGCGTGCGCCTGGCCTCGGAGGTCCTGGACTCGCTCGGCGCGCGGACGGGGGCGGCGGCATGA
- a CDS encoding aspartate/glutamate racemase family protein codes for MRIGVIRVVTTDDREQLDAHGRVIREELGVDTVSRCLPDQPDGVHDDATFALASAKVADLAARMEREDGVDALLVSCAADPGLALARAAVGVPVVGAGEAAARRALELGSKVGVLDLTTRTPDSVTSVLGPALVAALVPEGVRRTHDLRTDAGLAASVRAAERLVAMGADTLMFACTGMTTIGLAARLTDRVGVPVVDAVRAGARAAVRAAEGAAEGPARG; via the coding sequence ATGAGGATCGGCGTCATCCGGGTGGTCACCACCGACGACCGGGAGCAGCTCGACGCGCACGGCCGCGTCATCCGCGAGGAGCTCGGCGTGGACACCGTCTCGCGGTGCCTGCCCGACCAGCCCGACGGCGTGCACGACGACGCCACCTTCGCGCTCGCCTCGGCCAAGGTCGCCGACCTGGCCGCGCGCATGGAACGCGAGGACGGCGTGGACGCGCTGCTCGTCAGCTGCGCCGCCGACCCGGGCCTGGCCCTCGCCCGCGCCGCGGTCGGCGTTCCCGTCGTCGGCGCGGGGGAGGCCGCGGCCCGCCGGGCCCTGGAACTGGGCTCGAAGGTCGGCGTCCTGGACCTGACCACCCGCACCCCGGACTCGGTCACCTCCGTGCTCGGACCCGCCCTCGTCGCCGCGCTCGTGCCCGAGGGCGTGCGCCGGACCCACGACCTGCGCACCGACGCGGGCCTGGCCGCCTCGGTCCGGGCCGCCGAACGCCTGGTCGCCATGGGCGCGGACACCCTGATGTTCGCCTGCACCGGCATGACCACCATCGGCCTGGCCGCCCGCCTCACCGACCGGGTCGGCGTCCCCGTCGTGGACGCCGTCCGCGCCGGGGCGCGCGCCGCCGTGCGTGCGGCCGAAGGCGCGGCGGAGGGCCCGGCCCGGGGCTGA
- a CDS encoding DUF1177 domain-containing protein, which translates to MSWSHVIETHDLLDTPTADGASVAEYLRRHGAADGEVLVETVAGEGGSTDFVRVTIAGTDGAASGGSAPTLGILGRLGGLGARPEQIGFVSDGDGALTAVSAAAKLLDMRRRGDTLPGDVVLATHIDPDAPTQPHDPVPFMGSVVDQDVSNRHEVLPAMDAILSVDTTKGNRICNHHGIAITPAVVDGWIVRVPESLLDIVSRTTGRAPVVMPLTMQDITPYGNGVYHVNSILQPSTATSAPVVGVAIVTEEAVAGSATGATDLRSVESAVRFVIETAKDYGRGIARFVDADEVRRLQELYGSMSHLRGAGESAAS; encoded by the coding sequence ATGTCCTGGAGCCACGTCATCGAGACCCACGACCTGCTCGACACCCCGACCGCCGACGGGGCGTCCGTGGCCGAGTACCTGCGCCGCCACGGCGCGGCCGACGGCGAGGTGCTCGTGGAGACCGTCGCGGGCGAGGGCGGGTCCACCGACTTCGTCCGGGTGACGATCGCCGGCACCGACGGCGCCGCCTCCGGCGGCTCCGCGCCCACCCTGGGCATCCTCGGCCGCCTCGGCGGCCTGGGCGCGCGCCCGGAGCAGATCGGCTTCGTCAGCGACGGCGACGGCGCCCTCACCGCAGTCTCCGCGGCGGCCAAGCTCCTGGACATGCGCCGCCGGGGCGACACCCTGCCCGGCGACGTCGTGCTGGCCACCCACATCGACCCCGACGCCCCGACCCAGCCCCACGACCCGGTCCCGTTCATGGGCTCGGTCGTGGACCAGGACGTCAGCAACCGGCACGAGGTCCTGCCCGCGATGGACGCGATCCTGTCCGTGGACACCACCAAGGGCAACCGGATCTGCAACCACCACGGCATCGCCATCACCCCGGCCGTCGTCGACGGGTGGATCGTGCGGGTCCCGGAGAGCCTGCTCGACATCGTCTCCCGCACCACCGGCCGCGCCCCGGTCGTCATGCCGCTGACCATGCAGGACATCACCCCGTACGGCAACGGCGTCTACCACGTGAACTCGATCCTGCAGCCGTCCACGGCCACCAGCGCCCCGGTCGTGGGCGTGGCCATCGTGACCGAGGAGGCCGTGGCCGGGTCGGCCACCGGCGCCACGGACCTGCGCAGCGTGGAGAGCGCGGTCCGGTTCGTCATCGAGACCGCGAAGGACTACGGCCGCGGCATCGCCCGCTTCGTCGACGCCGACGAGGTGCGGCGGCTCCAGGAGCTGTACGGGAGCATGTCCCACCTGCGCGGCGCGGGCGAGTCCGCCGCCTCCTGA
- a CDS encoding NAD(P)-dependent alcohol dehydrogenase, giving the protein MSLVHAYTASSATAPLAPGTIERREVGPKDVLIDIAWAGICHSDIHTVRGDWGEVPYPLTVGHEIAGVVAEVGSEVTRHKVGDRVGVGCMVDSCRECANCLAGVEQYCLRGFTDTYNGTDRDGTVTQGGYSQRIVVDEHFALRVPEAIPFEKAAPLLCAGITTYSPLRNWNAGPGRKVAVVGLGGLGHMAVKLAHAMGAEVTVLSQSMKKREDGLRFGADHYHATSDPDTFERLANTFDLIVNTVSAPIDLDAYLNLLALDGAIVSVGAPPEPVAVTLFTLFENRRSFAGSKIGGIAQTQEMLDFCAEHGIAPEVEIVRADQINEAWERVLASDVRYRFVIDASTLGGA; this is encoded by the coding sequence ATGTCCCTCGTTCACGCCTACACGGCCTCGTCGGCGACCGCGCCCCTGGCGCCGGGCACGATCGAGCGCAGGGAGGTCGGCCCGAAGGACGTCCTGATCGACATCGCCTGGGCGGGGATCTGCCACTCCGACATCCACACCGTCCGCGGGGACTGGGGCGAGGTCCCCTACCCGTTGACCGTGGGGCACGAGATCGCCGGTGTGGTCGCCGAGGTCGGCTCCGAGGTCACCCGCCACAAGGTCGGCGACCGGGTGGGAGTGGGCTGCATGGTCGACTCCTGCCGGGAGTGCGCGAACTGCCTGGCCGGTGTGGAGCAGTACTGCCTGCGCGGGTTCACCGACACCTACAACGGCACCGACCGGGACGGGACCGTGACCCAGGGCGGGTACTCCCAGCGCATCGTCGTGGACGAGCACTTCGCGCTGCGCGTCCCCGAGGCCATCCCCTTCGAGAAGGCCGCACCGCTGCTGTGCGCGGGGATCACCACCTACTCGCCGCTGCGCAACTGGAACGCCGGGCCGGGCAGGAAGGTCGCCGTGGTCGGGCTGGGCGGCCTCGGGCACATGGCGGTCAAGCTCGCCCACGCCATGGGGGCGGAGGTGACGGTGCTCTCGCAGAGCATGAAGAAGCGCGAGGACGGGCTGCGGTTCGGCGCCGACCACTACCACGCCACCAGCGACCCGGACACCTTCGAGCGGCTGGCCAACACCTTCGACCTGATCGTCAACACGGTCAGCGCGCCCATCGACCTGGACGCCTACCTGAACCTGCTGGCCCTGGACGGCGCGATCGTGAGCGTGGGCGCGCCGCCGGAGCCGGTGGCGGTGACGCTGTTCACGCTGTTCGAGAACCGCCGCTCGTTCGCCGGTTCCAAGATCGGCGGTATCGCCCAGACCCAGGAGATGCTGGACTTCTGCGCCGAGCACGGCATCGCCCCCGAGGTCGAGATCGTCCGCGCCGACCAGATCAACGAGGCATGGGAGCGGGTGCTCGCCTCGGACGTGCGGTACCGGTTCGTCATCGACGCCTCGACCCTGGGCGGTGCCTGA